A segment of the Haladaptatus sp. R4 genome:
CGCGGGTGAGCGCGTCCTGATGCTGATACAGCAGGTCGTACATCTCCCAGAACCGTCCCTGCGCCGCGGCCGCCTCCGACGCCTCGGCGGCCCGCTGTGCGAGCGGATGCTGCTCCGTCAACGGAAAGTGCCGGAAGACGAAGCGAACTCGGGTCCCCAGTCGGTTCAAAATCCGACGGACGATGGGATAGAAATCGCCGCAGTAGGGACATTCGAAATCGCCGTACTCCACGAGCGTCACCGGCGCGTCGTCGGACCCGCGGACGTGATCCGTCTCGTTCACCGGCACCGTTAACGTCCGATTCTCGGTTTGACTCATCTGAAACCCACCCCGTCAGCCCCTCGACTGACCTGGTACAATAGTCGCTGTCACAGTGAAAGACGAGTAACAGGATAACGCTGTCGCCGGTACGTGGACCACCGTCGAACTATAACGGATGCGGAGAGGAGCCGTTTCGATTCGGAATCCGTACGAGACGATTGCATTCAACCTCGCGTTTCCACGGCGAGCGTCGTCTCGTACCTCCCTCGCTCCATCGTCACCCGAACGTCGAACGCCACCGCGAGGACGTGCGTTTCGCCGTCCCGATTCTGAACGACGACTCCTTGTTTCGCCTCGCACGCCCCGAACTGTCGATTCGGACCGCGTGTTTCCGGACAGTGCTCGTTCGCCCACGATTGGGCCGCCGACTCGTTGTATTCGACCTGATACACCGTCCCGGATTCGACGCGAGACGAGCGGAGCGAGTCGAGCGTCCCCTGCAAATCGGTGCGAATCGTCGAGACGGCGGCGTCCCGTTGCTGCCAGCGATACGACTCCGGAACCCCGCTCCCGGCACCGTGAACGCCGCGCGAGAGGACTCGCTGTGCGTTTTGGACGGGCGCGTCGTACTCGCCGCTCGCGGCCACGTCCCCGCTGTAGCCCAGTTGGAGATACGCGAAGAGTATCGGCGTCAACGCGACGGCGACGAGTGCCGCCGCGCCGAGGACGAGTTGGGCGCGGTCGTTCATACGTACCACACCCAAATCGTCACGTCGCCGTTCGCCGTCGTCACCGTGGAGTGGCCGACCGGAACGCCTGCCGGTTTCCGATACCCGACGGACCCGTACGGCGTTTCGACCCGGAACATGAGGTTGTCCGGGAGGATGCGGTCGACGCGATGTTCGAGCGCGCTTTTCTCGCGGCGGAACGATTTCGGCGAGTCGATAATCTCCGCCAGTCGCGTCGTTCCTTGGTGCCTCGGGGCGTCGTTCATGAGTACGTTTCCGGCGTCCTTCGCGTACATGTCCAGTTGCGTCCCTCTCGTGTGTGGCGCTGGAACGCCGAGCGCGAAGCCCATCGTAACGCCGAGGATGAGCACGACGCCGATTCCGGACTCCACGATGGAGAGGGAGAGTTGAGCGCGGGATTTTCGGTCACCCATCGACGGTCACCGCCAGAATCGATTTCCGGGTTTCGGCCGGATAGTACGTCACACGGACGCTTCCCGTCGGGAGTGTTCCGTTCGTGTCGAACGTGAACCGCGTCGTCTCGAACCGGGAGAGCGACACGTGAAACTCCCCGTCGAGACCCGACTCGTTTCGGAGAACGACTCGCCCGTTCGCTCGAACGGTGCTCACCGTCGTCCCGTCCGGCGGGTGAACGACGAGCGTCGCGTTCGGCGTACGCCGCGGCAGCGTGAACTGTGGATCACCTCCCGACAGCGGCGGTGTCCGCGTCGCCGCACTCCGATTCTCGACCAGCACGATACGGCGAATCGTCGTGCCGTCCGAGGGAGACCCGCGTTCCGCAAGAATCGTGTCCCCGAGCCTGATTCGAACGTCGTGATTCCCGAGGACGGGAAACAACGTCATCAGGCGGGTTGCGTTCAGATTCGCTACTTTCGTCCCGTCGAGGACGTTCGCCCGAATCGTCAGCGGACCGTCCGCGGACACGAACCGTTCGCTCGTCGCGACGGCGATTCGGCGCTTCGTCGGGGTCCTGTCCGCGCCGACCAACGCCCTATCGGCGATACCGACGCTCAATCCCGTCACCATCGTCAGGATGAGGAGGGCGACCGCCAGCGCGGGCAGGTTCATCTGCCCCCGCGGTCGTGGTCTCGGAGGTCGCTCGTCCGTCCCCTTCCGGTTCATCGATTCGTCCCCCGTTTCCCGCGTTTCAGTTCCACGATGAGACCGTCCGGTCCGCCGTGTACCGCGATGATGGCGGGGTCATAACTCGACCAGTGTCCGCGTACCGTCGCGACACGGGACGGAAGCGAGAGTCGCACGCTCGAATTCGAACCATCGTCCGAGCGGTGGAGCGTCAGCGTCCGTCCGTTCGCGCGGATGACGTACTCGTGGCCGTGAATCGTCTCCGGCAGGGAGACACGCATTCGTACGTCGACGTTCGTCCCATCGGCGGGAACCGACTGCTGAACCCGTTCCGCCGTCTTCGAGAGGACACGGTCGCCGACTTCGTGGCCGACGGCGGCCCTGTACTTCGGAACCGCGCCACTGTACAGCGTCGTCGTCAGCAGTCCGATGTACAGGACGACGAGTCCCGCTTCGAGTGCCTTGCCGATGACGGGGCTAACGGCGCGGTCGTCACGGAACCGCCTGTCGGTTTCGCGGCTTCGATGTTTTTCGTTCGTTCTCCGTCTCCGAGCGTCCATCATTCGACCTCCGTTCGCATGTCGTGGACGACGAGATAGGCGAACCGTCGCCCCGGGTATTTCGCCACGACGCTTTGGATACCGTCGTCGTCTAAGTCCCGAACCGTCGTCGTGGCGTTCTGCCGCTCGAAGTAACGCCGCCACGCGCCGGGCGTCCTCGTCTCGATTGCGATTCGGTAAGTGCCGTTGCCGAGCGTCGTCCGGTTGTGCGTGACGTTCGTGCGAACGAGTGCGGATTCTCCGCTCGTGGAGACGACGGTTTTCCTCGAAGCGTCGAGTTTCGGTGCGCCGACGACGAGGACACCACCGCGCCGCGAGGACGTTATCGGCGGGCGTGCGTACATCTGCCCGCCGTCGTTCGTCCCTCGGACGACCGCACCGGCCACGTACGTGACCCGCCTGTTTCCGCTCGTGAAAACGAGCGCATCGGTCTCAACTGTCCAAACAGTGCCGGAGTCGTCGAGGACTCGAAGCTCCCGGCTCTCGGTCGTCAGTCTGCCGTTCGAAAAGGAGATCCGACCGCGATGGATTCCCGTGGTCTCGACGGGAGCGAGTGCGTGGCTCATGTCGTTTGCGACACGCGCCGAGTCCGCTGTCGCGGCGTTGCTTTGAACGACCATCCCGACGCTGGCCGTCAGCGAAGCGAGCGAAAGCATGACGACGCCCAGGAGGAGCGCGACGCCGACGACGTTCGATTGGGCGCGAGTCGTGCGGTCCGGACGGGTTGTCGAGGTCATACCATTCCCGCCCCTGCGAAGACGAAGTACGCGATCGCGACGAGTGCGGCCGAGTGAAGCAGTGCTTCGTAGAACCCGCGGCTCGCGTAGCCCGCGAACCAGCCACACGCGAGCATGGTCGCTTGGGTGACGACGTAAAACCGATATCGGTCGCGGGTCGGTTGCACCGCGTTCGGGTCGAGCGCGAATCCGGCGTTCGACGAGGAGACCGTCGATAGCTGTGCGAAACTGTCGAGGACGTACGTGTTCACGGCGACCATGATACCGACGACGAGCAGTGCCGTCGTCCACCCGACCACGACGTACACGAGCATGTTCGAACGCAGCGACTTCTTCTGGTGGTACAGCCGCCCGATTTCGACCTGTAGCGTGTCGAAGACGGTTTCGGTATCCCCGCCGACATCCAGGGTTCCGGTGACGAGACCGATGGTTTGGTCGGCGAGCGGCGTTCCAACTTCGTCGACGAATCGGGTGAGGGCATCGCGTCGGAGGTCACCTTCGCGGCTGGTGAGGTTCGCACTGAACGCGAGGTCATTGACGTTCGGTTGAAGCGCGCCGAGATCCACGTCGCGGGCGACGCGCTCGACGGCGGTCGAGAACGGTCGCCCGAGACTGACGTGGCTCGACACGGCGTGGACGAAATCCTTTATTTCCCGATCTTTCGCGTCGTCACGGCGCGAGCGCCGTACCGACACCAACCCGACCGGAAGGGCGAACGCGACGTACGAGAGCAGGACGACGTTGGTCGGCGTGTAGCCGAGGGAGAGGAGAAGCGTTCCGACGACGACCGCCGCCGGACCGAACGCGACGATGGTATTTGCGGGATTGATGAACACCGTCCGCAAGAAATCGGTGACGTCCCCCGACCGTGCGTGACCTGGCGGGGATTGGTCCACGGGGCGGAGCGACGACACCATCACCGCAGCACCGGCACCGATAACGAGGATGAACGCCCCGCTCCCGTAGATGATGAACGCACGAACCGAGAGCGCACCGAACGGTGCCGGTGCGGGTGCCGCCAACCCCGGCGCGAGGACGCTCATCACGGTCAACACGATGACGAGCAACGCCGGAATGACGAGCAGGACGATGAACATCTCCGCCAGCAGTTCGAGGAAATCCTGTGCCTGTTCGTGAGAGCGGGACTGACTGTGGCTCAACATCCGCCCCTCCATCTGGAGATACTGCTCCAGCGTGTCGGGACCCTGTTCGGCGTGTTCGCGGAATTTGAGCAGAAACGGCGCGAGCACGTCCCGCGATGGCGTGTCGCGGGCGACGATTCGCAAGCCGTCATCGACGCTCCCGGTCAGGGCGGCCTTGTTCAACACCTTTCGGAACGCGACCGCGGTTTCGCCGTAGGACTCCTCCCGGTCGGCGACCTTCCGAAGCATCGCGATCAGATCGTCGCTCCCCGACGAAAGTGCGCGGAGATAGCGTACCGCGCCGGGGAGCGTCCGTTCGATGTTCGACCGACGTGCACTCGCCGCCCAGCCGAGATACAATCCGCCGAACCACACCGTCGTCCGTTTTCCGACCGTCGCACAGACGACGGCGAGTATCGCTGCGGCGTCCACGCGGGACACGGACGGAATAGTGAGTTTCTCCAACACCGGTACGCCGCCGTGAAAGAACGACACGAGATGTGCGAGGACGGACGGAGGGATTGCGAGTATCAATACCCCCGTCCACGCGAACAGCGCCAGAAAGACGACCCACGAGAGACCGTAGGTCCGTGAGAGAAACACGTCGAAACTGGCGTTCACGTCCGTCGCGCGGTACCGCTTTCGGTCCCGGTCGTGTCGCCTGTGATCGGCGTGGCGCGAGAACAGCGCGTACAGCGCGCGGTCGAGGATGCCGAGGGAAGAGCCAGAGCCAATGGAGTTTCCCATGCCGTTCCCGTTCGCCGTCGTGTTCGGGGACTCTGTGAGACTCATCCGCTCACCTCCCTCGAAACCCGCTCCACCGTCGCCGCCTCGTTGTTCTGGAGGTCGGCGAGGAACGAGAACAACTCGTCGAAGTCGGTCATCCCCTCGCGCTCCAGATACTGCACGTAGTGGTGTTTGCGGTGGAACTCCGTCTCGACCTCCTCCACGCTTCTGTCGGTGCGGTGGGCGAGTCGGTCGAAGAACTGAAAGCCGATTTCGTGGTCGTCGTCGCCGAGTCGCGGATGGTCGTACTTCGTGTGGAACGTCCCTTCGTGGTCGCGCCACGCGACCGTGTTCCAGTGAATCGTCGTGCCGTCCTTTCGAATCGTTCCACAGCGACCGTCCAACTCGGCCAGTTCGTCTTTGTTCACGAGTTCGATGACCTCGCCGACGTAGCGCTCGCCGTTGACGTTTCGCGGGAAGACGACGAGGTCTATCTCCCGGAGCAGATACGACGAGAGCCCCTGTTCGACCACGCGGTTGACGAGCTTCTCGATGTTTTCCGCGTGCGTGGTGCCCAGGAGTCCGTGTCCCGTGTTGAGCGATTCGGCGAACGTCTGGAAGGAAGCGGGGGTGTTGATTTCGGCGATGACCTCGACGTCCGGGTTCAGGTAGTTGCACTCGGTCATCAGGTCGGCCATCGTCACCCGCTTGTAGTCGTTTTCGTGGTCGCGGGTGGTGAGCGAGACGCCGGTTTCGTGTGGCAGACGAACCTCCCGTGACCCCTCGTCGATACTGATGGGACGGTCGCGGTACGGGATGAACGGCATGTGCGCGTTCATCAGCGTCGTCTTGCCGACGCCGGTTTGGCCCGAAAACAGCGCGACGCCGTGGTGCTCGTACAGTTGCCAGAGCAAGGTGACGATTTCGGTGGAGATGCTTTCGGTGTTCAGCAGGTCGACCGGCGTCATCGTATCGGGTGCCTGTTTTCGGATCGAGATGTGCGGCCCGCCCTCGCTGATGACCGGCAGGGCGACGGCACAACGGATCGTCTCCTCGTCGGCCACACCGTCGGGGGACAGGTTGACCTTCGCACTGGGGTTGCTGGCGTTGAGTTCGACACCATCGGAAGCGGCCATCTGGGTGACGACGTTGACGAACGCCGACTCGTCCTCGAACGAGAGGTTCGTCGGGATGCGCTCGCCGTGGCCGATGGCGTGACCGCGGGGAATCACTTTGATCCGTTCCCCGACCTCGTTCGCCTCGATGTCTTCGAGCAACCCGTCACGGATGGGAATCGTGAGTTTGCCGTGTCCGACGTAATCCCGAAGGACGTAGTACACGAGGTCCGAGAGACGGTCGTCCGAAAAGCGATGGTCCACGGGCGGAACGGCGAGGTCGTACTCCGCGAGCGCCGTCCGGACGCGATACTTCGCCGCGTCGAACCACGCGCGGGTGTTTCGGGCGGTGAGTCGCCGCGAGAGGAACTGTTTCGCGCGTTCGCGGACGAACGCCGCTCGGTCGTCCACGATGTCGCCGACGTGGGTCTCCCAGATTCGGTCCTTACACTCCGTGATGAGTCTGTCGTCGTCCGGCAGGAGGTTGGGTTCGAGGACTGCGTACTTCGTCGCAAAGGAGTCCGTTCCGAGCAGGTGTTCCTGATAGACGACGACCGGGATACGAAATCCCTCGAAATCGACGGTGTGCGTCTCGATACGCTCGCTGGCGAAGCGCGCGAGGTAGTCGGCGTCTGCCGGAAGGTCGGTATCCGCGGGTGCGTAGTTCTCGGTGTGAACGACGAGATGGTCGCCCGCGGCGTCGGCGACCTCGATCTGTTCGTCCAGCGCGAGAGGGGTGAGTCGCCCGAGACAGAGCAGCTCGGCGAGCGCGTGATACTCCACGCGCCGCCGGGAATCGGGCGAGAGGTCGGTCAGACGGTCGATGGCGCGCCGGTACTTCGGTTCGAACCCGTGTTCCACACACTCCACGGCACCTTCGCGCGTGAGCGGTCGGCGGAGGTTCGCGGTGGCGAAATACTCCCGAATTCGGGTGATCGCTTCCTCGTCGGCGGCACTGAGCGTGGGCGTTCGAACGTCGTATCGAAAGCCATTCTCGGTTTCTCGAACCGTCGCGACGACGCCGGGATGGAGTTCGCGTTGGTCGCGCACGTCCGGTGCGTACCAGGCGTTCGGGTCGTCCGGTGGAATCGGTGGGGGAACCGTCCCGGTATCAGACGTGGCAGGTGTGTCAGAACGCGGTGAAATATTCATCCCAGACATGTCGTTATGAGAATGTTTGGTTCACTATTCTGATTTAAACCTTTGGAAAATTTCGGATTATATATTATTTTTTGACGTGAATATTTCGGACCGTCTACCGTAGACAGTCCGTTCGAGACGGATCAGAAGACACCGAAAGGAATAGACGCCTGCCGTGAGTGGGTTCGACGTATGCGTTTGGCACGGATTCGTACCGCGGACGGGGTGTTGACCGGCGAATACGAGGACGGGACGGTGGACGCTGGCACAGAGTCGTACGTCGTCGGTGACGACGCCGAACTGCTCGCTCCCTGCGAACCGTCGGCACTGTACTGCGTCGGGCGGAACTACGCGGCGACGAACGAACAGATGGACTACGACCGGCCCGAACGTCCCGACTGGTTCATCAAGCCGCCCGTCTCGGTTCGTCCACACGGAGCGGAATTACCGTACCCCGACTGGACGAGCGAACTGACCTACGCCGGGGAACTCGCGGCCGTTATCGACGACCGATGCACGGACCTCGATGTCGACGACGTGGACGACGCGGTTCGCGGATACACGATACTCAACGACCTCGACGCACTCGATCAGGACGGCCGAACCGCCCGGAAAGCGTTCGACGGGTCCGGGCCGTTGGGTCCGTGGATCGAGACGGAGTTGGACCCGACGGACGTCGAGATGACGACGCACGTCGGCGGCGAACTTCGGCAGGAGGCGAACACCTCGGAGATGCTGTTTTCCGCGCGCGAAGTCGTCGCGTTCCTCTCGAAACGGTACACGTTCCAACCGGGCGACGTCGTCTCCTTCGGCAGTCCCGCCAACCCCGGTCTCGTTCGTCCCGGCGAGGCGGTCGAAATCCGATACGACGGTATCGGAACGCTCGAAAACAGGATCATCGACGCGGATTGATCGTGGAAACCGGCGTCGGGGTCGTCGTCCATCCACTCTCTTTTCGGTGAGCGATTGTGCGGGGAAGGAACTCTCAAACCACCAGCGTGCGGATATTTATTATTCGTGCGAATGAAACTCGGTATATGCACCCGACCGTGGGAGATACTCTCTCCCTCACTGCCGAGAAGTACCCGGAACGCACCGCACTGGTGTACCCGCGAAAGGACCAGACCTGGAGCTATCGGGAGTTCGACGAGAACGTGAACCGACTCGCCAACGCGCTCTCCGAGCGTGGTGTCGGAAAAGGTGACCGCGTCTCGACGCTCCTGTTCAACACCAGCGAGATGGTGCTCACGATGTACGCCGCCTCGAAACTCGGCGCGGCGTTCAATCCCTTGAACTTCCGCCTGCCTGCCGGAGAAGTGACGTACATCCTGAACGACGCCGAGAGTTCGGTACTCGTGTACGAAGACGCGGTGGCGGACGTGGTAGCGGCGGCCAGGGACGACCTCGAAACGGTCGAGGAGTTCGTCCACGTGGACGATTCGAGTGCGGACACGTATTTCTACGACCTGCTAGCGGACCAATCGACGGTCGCGCCGAGCGTGGACGTGTCACAGGACGACGACTACATCGTCATGTACACCAGCGGGACCACCGGGCGGCCGAAAGGCGTGGTTCACGCCCACCGGGACATGATCGAACACAGCATGTCCGTGCTCGTGGACCAGCAACTGACCCGGGACGACGTCGGCCTCTCGGCGGCACCGCTCTATCACTCGGCGGAACTCCACGTCTTCCTCATCCCACGGATTCACGTGGGAGCGGCGACCGTCATCCAGCACTCCTTCGATCCGGAGTTGGCGCTCTCGATGCTCGCGGAACACGACGTGACGGTTCTGTTCGGTGCGCCGACGATGTGGCTCGCGATGCTCCAGGCGGACCCGGAATCCTACGACCTCTCCGCGCTCCGACTGGGCGGGTACGGTGGTGCGAGCATGGCACCGGCGACCGTCCGCGACATCCACGAACGAATCGGCTGTGACCTCCTCCAGTACTACGGAATGACCGAACTCGGTCCGGCGGTCACGGTGCTCTATCCGGACGAGCAACTGGAGAAGGCGGGAAGCGCCGGAATTCCGATCCTCAATCACGACGTCCGCATCGCCAGACTCGACGAAGACGGGAACGCGCTCGCGCCGGACGAGGAAGCATCGCCCGGAACCGTCGGCGAAATCATCGTGCAGGGTCCGGCGTTGATGCGGGGATATTGGAAGAGTCCCGAGAAAACCGACGCGGCGATCCGTGACGGATGGTACTACTCCGGCGACCTCGGCTACGCCGACGAGGACGGCTACGTCTGGGTCAAAGACCGTGCGGACAACATGATCATCAGCGGTGGGGAGAACATCTATCCGCGAGAGGTCGAAGACACGCTCCTCGAACACGCCGACGTGTTCGAGGCGGCGGTCGTCGGCGTCCCCGACGACGAGTGGGGCGAGAAAGTGGTCGCGTACGTCGCCGCCGAATCGGGGACGACCGCGGAAACGCTCGATTCGTTCCTCCTCCGGAGCGACGACCTCGCGGATTTCAAGCGCCCGCGGGAGTACGCCTTCGTCGACGAACTCCCGAAGACGCCCAGCGGGAAGATTCAGAAGTTCGAACTCCGCGAGGAGGACGTGTAAGGGTGGAGCGAGCCATCACCACGGCCACGGTTCTCCGTTCTTCCCTCTGTTCGAATTCAAAACATTCTCCGACCGACTGTTGTTTTTATCGAAAAAAGAGTTATATCATAATACCTCGTCGGAGTTCGTGACTGCGGTTCGCCGTTCCACCCTGTCAGCCATCTATATAGTAGTATTATCCCGGTATTACTACTATTGGCGGAAATTGTCCGAATAGTGGTACCAATAGCGCTCCGTTCGGGTATGACTCGAACGGTGGTAATATGAACGCCTATTATAAGCGGTTTTTATGTCCCATCGGCCTCCTCCGAGTGAATGACGCGAAAATCCGAACGGGCGAACGGTGGCACGTCACGACGAAACTTCCTCGCGGTAACCGGCGTCGCTGGCGCAGCAGCCCTCGCTGGCTGTAGCGGCAGTAGCGGCGATTCCAAAGATTCGAGCACGAGCTCGGGAGGCGACGGTTCGGACACGTCCAACGACGACTCCGACAAAACGTCGGAACAGAGCGGCGACACGAAGAGCAAGGACCTCCTGACGGCGGGTGGCTCCTCGACGGTGTACCCCATCACGAACGATGCGGCGTCACTGTGGAACTACAACGCACCGGCGGACGACGAGGAGTACTGGCCACACAGCAAGTACAACATCGACACGAAGAAGAACTTCGCCGACTACTGGGCCTCCCAGTACGACGTTCCGACGAACAGCGACAAGGGCCTCCCGTTCCACGTTTCCGTCGGCCTGAGCCACTCGGGCGTCGGCCTGAACAAGGTCAAGGAAGGGAAGACGGACATCGGCGACGCCTCCGCTCCCGTGCAGGCGGAACTCTCGGGACTCGACAGCTACGACAAGTTCAAGAACCACGTCGTCGGCATCGACGCGATGCAGGTCGTCGTCAGCAAGGACATCAAAGACAGCGGCGTCAACCAGATCACGATCGAAGATCTCGCCAAGGTCTACAGAGGGAAAATCACGAACTGGAGCAAACTCGGCGTCCGGACCGCAAAATTCAGGTCGTCGGTCGTGTCGAAGGGTCGGGTACCCGAACCATCTTCCACGAGAACGTCCTCGACGGGAAGAAGGAAGCGGCCGGTGTCCAGGTGCACAAGGGCGAGAACCAGCAAGTCGCCTCCACGGTGGGTGGCTCCAACAACGCCATCGGCTACGTCGGCTACGCGTTCGTCAGCGACAAAACGCCCGCGCTCCACCTCAAAGTCGATAACACGGTGTACTCCCAGAAGAACGGGAACCTCGGTTCGAAGGATTACCCGCTCAACCGTGACCTGCACTGTTACACCTACGAGGGAACGGACAAGTACGAAGCCGCGTTCATCGGCATGATCATCAGCGAGTTCGGACAGAAGGAGTTCGTCAAGCCGCACAACTACATCATGCTCCCGGAGGACCGCCGGAAGGAAGAGAAGCAGAAGCTCAAGCAGTAAGCCTGGCGATAGCATCCGTCAGCAGCCACAGTATCAGTCATCCGGTTCCGTAACCGCGGAACCACCACTTCGGTTTCATGGACCACACAGTCGTTCACGGTGGGTAGCATCGGTGTGAACGACTCATACAAACAATGTCAGTAACACACATCCTCTCTAATCGTACCGACTCGTTCGGGTTGGGACGGTTGGCGCTCGACGAACGGATCGCCGCCGGGGTCGGCCTCTGTTCGGTCGTTGCGTTCGCTATCGTTTTCCTGATAGAGCCTTCCCTCGCCGTCTTTCCCGTCATCAGCTTCCTGCTGGTGACGCTGTACGGCTGGGTTCGAAATCAGGCCGTAACGGCGCGTGCGCTCACCTTCCTCGCCACCGTCTCGACCATCGTCGTCCTCGGACTCATCACCCTGTTCTTGGTGTTCAAATCCACGACGGCGTTTCGAATCATGGGCCTCGACATCGTGACCAAGACGGACGGCACCCTCTGGTCGTCCTCCGACCGCGTCTTCGCACTCGCCCCGATGATCTGGGGGACGTTCGTCACGACCCTCATCGCGACGTGTATCGCCGGACCGCTCGGCATCGCGGGCGCGATCTTCATCGCGGAGATGGCTCCCGGATGGGTCCGGGACATCGTCAAGCCCGGCGTCGAGATGCTCGCCGGAATCCCGTCCATCGTCTACGGGTTCATCGGGTTCAACATCGTCAATTCGGCGATGATGGACTACCTCGGACTCACCACCTTGGGAAGCCTGTTCGCCGTCGGCCTCGTCATCGGCATAATGGCGCTCCCGACGGTGGTTTCGGTCGCCGAGGACGCGATCACCGCAGTCCCCAATGCGATGCCCGACGGCGCGCTCGCGCTCGGCGTCACGGATTGGCAGACCATCAAGAGCGTCATCCTCCCCGCCAGCGTATCGGGGATTTCGGCCGCCGTCATCCTCGGCGTCGGCCGCGCCATCGGCGAGACGATGCCGCGACGGTCATGCTCGGGCACAACGCGATGTTCCCGAAACCGCTGTACAACGTCTTCGGCAACACCGAGACGCTGACGACGCTCATCGTGAGCCAGTACGGAAACGCCATCGCCGACAAGCCGTACCTCAGCGCGCTGTTCGCGGCCGGTGTCGTGCTGTACATCACCGTCCTCGCGTTGAGCATCGCTTCGCTCCTCATCGAGCGTCGCATGGAAAGTAGGCTCGGGGGGTCGCTATGAGCGACGCCTACGAGGGCGACGTACATCGACGTATGGACACCGATTGGTGGCGAACGGTTACCGTCGCCATCGTCGGCATCGCGTTCCTCTCGATGATCTTTGCGGCCGCGAACGTCTTCAGTTGGATAACCGCGACCGACGTGTTCGGTTCGGTCCACCTGTACACGCTGTACGGCATCGCCCTCGTCCTGACGGGGGCCGGGGTGGTGTTCGTCGGCATCGCTTCCGCGACCGACATCGTCGAGACGCGTGCGAGCGACAAGACGGGAGTGCTTCCCGGTACGCTCGCCGCGACCCTCGCGCTCGCCATAATCGGACTGGTCGTCTCCCAGACGCTCGGAATCAGTTCCACCCTCGGATGGGCCGTTCCCGCAC
Coding sequences within it:
- a CDS encoding type II secretion system F family protein, with the translated sequence MGNSIGSGSSLGILDRALYALFSRHADHRRHDRDRKRYRATDVNASFDVFLSRTYGLSWVVFLALFAWTGVLILAIPPSVLAHLVSFFHGGVPVLEKLTIPSVSRVDAAAILAVVCATVGKRTTVWFGGLYLGWAASARRSNIERTLPGAVRYLRALSSGSDDLIAMLRKVADREESYGETAVAFRKVLNKAALTGSVDDGLRIVARDTPSRDVLAPFLLKFREHAEQGPDTLEQYLQMEGRMLSHSQSRSHEQAQDFLELLAEMFIVLLVIPALLVIVLTVMSVLAPGLAAPAPAPFGALSVRAFIIYGSGAFILVIGAGAAVMVSSLRPVDQSPPGHARSGDVTDFLRTVFINPANTIVAFGPAAVVVGTLLLSLGYTPTNVVLLSYVAFALPVGLVSVRRSRRDDAKDREIKDFVHAVSSHVSLGRPFSTAVERVARDVDLGALQPNVNDLAFSANLTSREGDLRRDALTRFVDEVGTPLADQTIGLVTGTLDVGGDTETVFDTLQVEIGRLYHQKKSLRSNMLVYVVVGWTTALLVVGIMVAVNTYVLDSFAQLSTVSSSNAGFALDPNAVQPTRDRYRFYVVTQATMLACGWFAGYASRGFYEALLHSAALVAIAYFVFAGAGMV
- a CDS encoding type II/IV secretion system ATPase subunit — its product is MSGMNISPRSDTPATSDTGTVPPPIPPDDPNAWYAPDVRDQRELHPGVVATVRETENGFRYDVRTPTLSAADEEAITRIREYFATANLRRPLTREGAVECVEHGFEPKYRRAIDRLTDLSPDSRRRVEYHALAELLCLGRLTPLALDEQIEVADAAGDHLVVHTENYAPADTDLPADADYLARFASERIETHTVDFEGFRIPVVVYQEHLLGTDSFATKYAVLEPNLLPDDDRLITECKDRIWETHVGDIVDDRAAFVRERAKQFLSRRLTARNTRAWFDAAKYRVRTALAEYDLAVPPVDHRFSDDRLSDLVYYVLRDYVGHGKLTIPIRDGLLEDIEANEVGERIKVIPRGHAIGHGERIPTNLSFEDESAFVNVVTQMAASDGVELNASNPSAKVNLSPDGVADEETIRCAVALPVISEGGPHISIRKQAPDTMTPVDLLNTESISTEIVTLLWQLYEHHGVALFSGQTGVGKTTLMNAHMPFIPYRDRPISIDEGSREVRLPHETGVSLTTRDHENDYKRVTMADLMTECNYLNPDVEVIAEINTPASFQTFAESLNTGHGLLGTTHAENIEKLVNRVVEQGLSSYLLREIDLVVFPRNVNGERYVGEVIELVNKDELAELDGRCGTIRKDGTTIHWNTVAWRDHEGTFHTKYDHPRLGDDDHEIGFQFFDRLAHRTDRSVEEVETEFHRKHHYVQYLEREGMTDFDELFSFLADLQNNEAATVERVSREVSG
- a CDS encoding fumarylacetoacetate hydrolase family protein; amino-acid sequence: MRLARIRTADGVLTGEYEDGTVDAGTESYVVGDDAELLAPCEPSALYCVGRNYAATNEQMDYDRPERPDWFIKPPVSVRPHGAELPYPDWTSELTYAGELAAVIDDRCTDLDVDDVDDAVRGYTILNDLDALDQDGRTARKAFDGSGPLGPWIETELDPTDVEMTTHVGGELRQEANTSEMLFSAREVVAFLSKRYTFQPGDVVSFGSPANPGLVRPGEAVEIRYDGIGTLENRIIDAD
- a CDS encoding long-chain-fatty-acid--CoA ligase, whose amino-acid sequence is MHPTVGDTLSLTAEKYPERTALVYPRKDQTWSYREFDENVNRLANALSERGVGKGDRVSTLLFNTSEMVLTMYAASKLGAAFNPLNFRLPAGEVTYILNDAESSVLVYEDAVADVVAAARDDLETVEEFVHVDDSSADTYFYDLLADQSTVAPSVDVSQDDDYIVMYTSGTTGRPKGVVHAHRDMIEHSMSVLVDQQLTRDDVGLSAAPLYHSAELHVFLIPRIHVGAATVIQHSFDPELALSMLAEHDVTVLFGAPTMWLAMLQADPESYDLSALRLGGYGGASMAPATVRDIHERIGCDLLQYYGMTELGPAVTVLYPDEQLEKAGSAGIPILNHDVRIARLDEDGNALAPDEEASPGTVGEIIVQGPALMRGYWKSPEKTDAAIRDGWYYSGDLGYADEDGYVWVKDRADNMIISGGENIYPREVEDTLLEHADVFEAAVVGVPDDEWGEKVVAYVAAESGTTAETLDSFLLRSDDLADFKRPREYAFVDELPKTPSGKIQKFELREEDV
- the pstC gene encoding phosphate ABC transporter permease subunit PstC encodes the protein MSVTHILSNRTDSFGLGRLALDERIAAGVGLCSVVAFAIVFLIEPSLAVFPVISFLLVTLYGWVRNQAVTARALTFLATVSTIVVLGLITLFLVFKSTTAFRIMGLDIVTKTDGTLWSSSDRVFALAPMIWGTFVTTLIATCIAGPLGIAGAIFIAEMAPGWVRDIVKPGVEMLAGIPSIVYGFIGFNIVNSAMMDYLGLTTLGSLFAVGLVIGIMALPTVVSVAEDAITAVPNAMPDGALALGVTDWQTIKSVILPASVSGISAAVILGVGRAIGETMPRRSCSGTTRCSRNRCTTSSATPRR